DNA sequence from the Sulfurimonas sp. HSL3-1 genome:
GGCAAGGATTGTATCGAAGCGTAAATCAATGTTTCCTTGCGGTATACCGAAATTTTTTTTGTCAAAGTAAAGGCCCGAGACCTCTGTTTTCGGGTTGGGAAGTTCCACCCCGAGCCAGGGTTTGATGTAGCGGTTGATCATCGCCACGTCAAACTCCAGGTAATACCCTGCCAGCGGCCGCGGGCCGATGAAATGCAGGAACTTCTCAATCCCCTCCGGCGGGGAGAGCGCATACTCGAGATCACAGGGCCTTATGCCGTGTACCTCGATGCTCTCCGCCGGAATGGGACGGGACGTTTTCAGGTAGACCTCGAAGGTCTCCGAGGTGAGGATCCGGTTGCCTTTCACCTTCACCGCGCCGATGGAGACGATCTCGTCCGTTTTGGGGTCGAGCCCCGTCGTCTCCGTATCGAAAACGACGACCTCGTCGCCGTCATAGGGTTCAAACAAAAAGGCGTACGCCTCATCCTTCAGCCGTTTGCGGTTCCGCTGCTTTCGCCACGCCTTGAACATCACATCACCATGTTCAGGTGGAAGTGGTAGGTCAGCAGCTTTTTAAGGGCGTTGACGACCTTGAAGCTGTCCTTGAGCAGGTCCCGCTCCAGTTTGTCCAGCCCGCCCGGGGCGATATCGTTGAGCATCCACCCCTCCGCGGCGTGTGCCAAACGGGCCCGTAGTCTTATCGAGAGCAGCGTGTCGTAGGCCTCCATCAGCTCCGTCGAAAAGGTCTTGTCGAAGACCCCCGCATTGTTGAGCTGTTTGATCCGTTCGAAAGTATTCGTCTCCCGGATCTTCTTCTGGAGCGCCAGGACGCGTATGCCGTGCACGATGGGGAAGATACCGCCCTTTTTCAGGTTCAGCGTGTTCCCGTGGCTGCGCTCGACCACCAGTCCCGAAAAGAGGCTCAGCGGCGTCTCGAAGCTGAGCGCCGCCTTCGCCATATGCGCCAGCACGTCGTCGCGCCCTTCAAACCGGCCGTAGAGGTACTGCTCCGCCCGCTCCAGCAGCTCGGCGTTCCCGGCAACGCAGCGGGCATCCAGGAAGATATCGAGGTTCTGCAGCGCCGCCTCGTCCATCGAGCCGACCCAGCCGTCGATGTCGGTCTGGTAATCGGCGAGGGGACGACGCCACCACGGATTGGTCACCATCACGTTGCCCGGGCAGTCCGGGAACCCGAGCTGGCGCAGGGCGGCGTTCATCGCCGCCATCTCGTCGGCGAAATCCTTCCCGCAGCCGTCGCGGATGATCAAGCCGTTATCCTGGTCGGTCCGCAGAATCTGCTCGCCGCGTCCCTCGCTGCCCATCACGATCAGCGCGCAGTCCCCACGGTGTTCCGGCGCGACGCAAAACTCGAACACCTTGCGGTAGATCTTCGCATTGAGGGCATTGACCAGTTTGGTGATGTAGCGAACCTTGACCCCCTTGGTGTGCAGGGAGCGGATCAGGTTGACCATCTCCTCCCCGATGCGCTGAAGCGCCTCGATGCTGTCGGCCTTCTCGACCTGCATCGCCACCAGGTAGGAGTGGCTGGCGAAGAAACTGAGCAGGTCGAGCTGCTCGAGGATCCCGACGACCTTCCCGCCGTCGGTGACGGCGACGCGCTTGATATGGTGCGCGGTGAACAGCAGCAGCGCGTTGAAAAGGAAATCCTGTTTCTCTATCGTCACCAGGGGACGGGAAGCGATGGTGCCGATGGCGCCGGAAGCCTCGACCGCCCCCATCAGGACGTTGCGGCGCAGGTCCGAATCGGTCACGATGCCGTAGCCCTCTTCCCCCTCGACGAGGATCGCCGGGCTCTTCATCGCCTCCATCTGCCGCACCGCCTCCGCAATCGGGGTCTCCGCCGCGACGATGCAGGGCGTATGCAGGTAGATATCGCCGATGCGCGCCACCATAAACGGCGTCAGGTCGTTTTGCTGCTTGAGCATTTTGAGCTGTTCGTGCTTGGTGACAAAGTCTTCGAGGTAAAAATGTTTGAAGGCGTCATGGTCCTGGATCAGGTCGAGGAAAATCTGTTTGGGGAGTTCGTAGCAGATGAGTTCTTCGTCCACGACGAAGCGTTTGTCCGTTTGGCCGTAGATGAGGGCGTCGGCATCGAAACTGTCCATCGCCCCGTAGGCGTCGGTCAGCTCCTCACCCAGCCACTCATGCACGCTGCCTTTGATGATGATGTAGAGGCACTCCGCGGGGACGTTGGGCGAGACCAGTACCGTCTCCCGGGGGTAGTAGGCAATGTCCATCTGTGCCATGACGTTGTCCAGCGCCCGCGATGACAACAGGTCAAAGGGGTGCATCGACGCCAAAAGCTGCTTCTGGTCGAATATGCTCATGGATTTAGCACGCCATCCGGGCCAAACAAGGGATACCGCTTGCAAAAGCGATGTTTCCTCGAAAAGCCCGGATGCCTACACTGGCCCCTGACGGGTCAGATAAATTTGTTCCGACTTCGGCCGGAATCAACTCATGTTCCAACGATCTTGCTCCTTAGTGACTGACGGCGCCTTCGGCACCGATACCGGTCTGTGAACGGATGTTCTGGGCCTCGAAGGCTTCGCGTTCATTCTCGCCCTCCGCGCTTTTGTCGGTAATGGAGAAGAACCAGATACCGGCGAAGGCGACCGTGACGGAGAAGAGCGCCGGGTACTTGTACGGGAAGACCGCTTCCGCGTTACCGAGGATCTGGACCCAGACGATCGGCCCCAGGATCACCAGCAGTACCGCCGTAGCGAGTCCC
Encoded proteins:
- a CDS encoding 3'-5' exonuclease; translated protein: MFKAWRKQRNRKRLKDEAYAFLFEPYDGDEVVVFDTETTGLDPKTDEIVSIGAVKVKGNRILTSETFEVYLKTSRPIPAESIEVHGIRPCDLEYALSPPEGIEKFLHFIGPRPLAGYYLEFDVAMINRYIKPWLGVELPNPKTEVSGLYFDKKNFGIPQGNIDLRFDTILANLGVPPMGRHNAVNDAIMTAMIFIKLNNTIKLKTGERT
- a CDS encoding putative nucleotidyltransferase substrate binding domain-containing protein; the encoded protein is MSIFDQKQLLASMHPFDLLSSRALDNVMAQMDIAYYPRETVLVSPNVPAECLYIIIKGSVHEWLGEELTDAYGAMDSFDADALIYGQTDKRFVVDEELICYELPKQIFLDLIQDHDAFKHFYLEDFVTKHEQLKMLKQQNDLTPFMVARIGDIYLHTPCIVAAETPIAEAVRQMEAMKSPAILVEGEEGYGIVTDSDLRRNVLMGAVEASGAIGTIASRPLVTIEKQDFLFNALLLFTAHHIKRVAVTDGGKVVGILEQLDLLSFFASHSYLVAMQVEKADSIEALQRIGEEMVNLIRSLHTKGVKVRYITKLVNALNAKIYRKVFEFCVAPEHRGDCALIVMGSEGRGEQILRTDQDNGLIIRDGCGKDFADEMAAMNAALRQLGFPDCPGNVMVTNPWWRRPLADYQTDIDGWVGSMDEAALQNLDIFLDARCVAGNAELLERAEQYLYGRFEGRDDVLAHMAKAALSFETPLSLFSGLVVERSHGNTLNLKKGGIFPIVHGIRVLALQKKIRETNTFERIKQLNNAGVFDKTFSTELMEAYDTLLSIRLRARLAHAAEGWMLNDIAPGGLDKLERDLLKDSFKVVNALKKLLTYHFHLNMVM